Genomic window (Asticcacaulis excentricus CB 48):
GAATTATCATGCGTCACGGCTCCGGTTACCGTAAACTCGGTCGTACCACCTCGCACCGCATCGCCATGTTTGCCAACATGTCGGCCTCGCTGATCAAGCACGAGCAGATCGTCACCACCCTGCCGAAGGCGAAGGAACTGCGTCCGTTCGTCGAAAAGCTGGTTACGCTGGCCAAGTCGGGCACCTTGCACGACCGTCGTATCGCCATCTCGCGCGTCCGTGATGTGACCCAGGTCGGCAAGCTGTTCGACGTGCTTGCTAAGCGCTATGCCGACCGTAACGGCGGCTATATCCGCATCATGAAGGCCGGTTTCCGTCACGGCGATAACGCTGCGATGGCTGTCATCGAATTTGTGGATCGTGACGAGTCGGCCAAGGGGCAGGATTCGGGCCCGGTCTTCACCGCCGACGACGCTGGCGAAGAATAAATCAAGGGTACAGCCCTTTGAGAAGAGGCCTCCGGAGTGATCCGGAGGCCTTTTTTGTGCTTTATAAACCTCTGTTAACGCGCCTGTGAACGATCGGGGCGTAACTGTGACTGTCTTAGCGGGGCTTCATTCCCTATCGTTCAGGTGCGGATTTCGTCTGAGCCTGGCTCGGAAACGGAATTGGCAGTTTTTCCCATAGCCCAACAGGAGGTTTACGTGCTGAGTGATACCCGGACTACTGATGTCAGCGGCGTGCTCGCCCTGTCCGAAGCGATGACGGAATATGCTTACCCCGATCAGACCGAACCGTCCCATGCGCCGGAAGTCTTCGATCAGCCTGTGCTGGATGCCCGGCGCGCCTGCGATTAACGCCTCCGCCTTTCTGAACACAGGCCTCCGGTTTTGCCGGGGGCCTTTTTTGGTGCCCATATGTCTCTTGTCATCGACCCGTCATGCCCGTTAGTTACCTATGAAAGCGGATGTGTGAAAGGCGTTGACGATGCGAACTCTGTGGCGATTTTGGTTTTGCGGTTTGACCGCGTTTATCCTATCGGCCTGCGCCAGCCTGTCACCGGAGACATCGGCCCCGCGTAATACCCTGATCCTGATTTCGATTGATGGCTGGCGCGCCGACTATCACACGCGCGGCCTGACACCCAATCTGAGCTACCTAGCCGACAACGGGGCCACTGGCCAGATGCGCCCCAGCTTTCCGTCCCTGACCTTCCCCAATCATTATACGCTGGTTACCGGCAAACGTCCGGATCACCATGGAATTGTCGGTAACACCATGCGCGATCCGCAGCGGCCCGGGGTGACCTTCAAGTTATCGGACCGCGAGCAGGTGACCGATGGCTTTTGGTGGAAGGATGCCGAGCCCTTCTGGGTGACCGCGAACCGTCAGGGCGTGAAGGTGGCGACCATGTTCTGGCCTGGTTCAGAGGCCGAAATCCACGGCGCGCGGCCTTACAAATTCGCAACTTTCGAGGACCATCTACCGCCCACCACGGTGGTGGATCGCGGTTTGGCCTGGTTCGATGCGCCTGAGGCCGAGCGTCCGCAGGCTCTGACCCTTTATTTCAGCGACGTTGATCATGCCGGTCACGACTTTGGCCCCGACAGCTCGGAGGTGGGCGTTTCGCTGAAAGCCGTGGACGAGGGGATTGGCCACCTGATGGCCGGTCTCAAGGCGCGCGGCCTGTGGGGCAAGGTCAATATCGTCATTGTCGGCGACCATGGTATGACCAAGCACAGGCCCGACACCTTCATCAAGGTGGCTGAGCTTCTGCCGCCCAACAGCGCGACGGTCTATGGCGGTCAGGCTGCGGGCTTTATCCCTAATCCAGGCAAGGAATCCATGGTCCAAGCTGCGCTTTTGAAACCGCACGACCATATGCAATGCTGGCGCAAGCGGGACATTCCCGCGCGCTTCCACTACGGCATGCATCGTCGCGTGCCGCCCATCGTCTGCCTCGCCAATCCGGGTAGCTACATCGTTGCCCCCTCGCGCGATGGCTGGATGCCAAAGCCCCAAGGTGGCAGCCACGGCTATGATCCCTATAGTCCGGAGATGTTTACGCGCCTGATCGTCTTCGGGCCGGATATCCGGCCGGGTGTCACGTTGAAGACCTTTGACAATGTCGATGTCTATCCGCTGATCATGCGCCTGATGCAACTGAAGCCACAGCCATCGGACGGGCATTTGCGCGATTTAGCCCCCGCCCTCAGATAGGATACAGTGGGCGCGCAATGGATTTCACAGAATAAACGTAAAAAAAACAGCTTGTTGGCCAAGTGAATTGACGCATTCAAATCGCAGGCTGTACTAGCCAAGCGTTCCGAATTGACCTATGTAGGTCCGCTGTTTAATTCGTCTGCAAGGCTGGAACGTGAGCGGAATCCCCGAGCTGTCGCGCCCTCATAAGGCGGCGGTCCCGTTTATCTTTGTCACCATCTGCCTCGATATTGTGGCGCTGGGGCTGATTATTCCCGTGACACCCGCCCTGATCGCGGATTTTGTCGGTGATGTCTCGGCCGCCGGTTACTGGGTGGGGCTGTTCGGCTCGCTGTGGGGCGTGATGCAGTTCATCTCCTCTCCGATCGTGGGCGCGCTGTCCGACCGGTTCGGGCGTCGGCCCATTGTGCTTTTGTCGAACTTCGGTCTGGGCTTTGACTACCTACTGATGGCTATGGCGCCCGGACTGGGCTGGCTTCTTTTGGGGCGTCTGATCAACGGCATCACCTCGGCCAGCATCTCTACCGCGTATGCCTATATTTCCGATGTGACCCAGCCGGAAAACCGCGCCAAGTATTTTGGCATGATGGGGGCAGCCTTTGGGCTTGGCTTCGTTCTGGGGCCGCTGCTGGGCGGCGTGCTGGGCGATGTCGATCCGCGCCTGCCGTTTTATGTGGCGGCGGGCTTAAGCCTGCTGAATTTCTGCTATGGCCTGTTTGTCCTGCCCGAATCGCTGCCACCGGAAAATCGTAAGCGCTTTTCCTTCCGTTCGGCCAACCCCTTGGGAGCGCTGGCCTTCCTCAGCCGAAATGGCGACCTGCTGCGCCTGTCTTTGGTCAATCTAACGGTCAATTTCGCGCATCAGGTTCTGCCGACAACCTTCGTCCTCTATGCCGCCCTGCGCTTCGGCTGGGGCCCCAAGGAGGTGGGCTGGACGCTGGCGGCGGTAGGCGTGTGCAGCGCCATCGTGCAGGCCGGTCTGACCGGGCGCGTCGTAAAGGCCATCGGCGAAAAGAAGGCCATGATGGTGGGCCTGAGCTTCGGTGTCATCGGCTTTCTCGGTTACGGCCTCGCTCCCACCTGGCAGGCCTATGTAGTTTTCATCCCCCTGATGAGCCTGTGGGGCCTAACGGGCCCGGCGGCACAGGCCCTGATGACCTCAAAAGTCGCCCCGCAGGAGCAGGGGACCTTGCAAGGGGCCAATATGAGCCTGATGTCGGCGGCGGGCATCTTCGCCCCCCTGACGTTTGGCGCGGTGTTTGCCGTGGCTTCAACCCACGGGCCGGTGACAGCCGGTGCGCCCTTTGTGCTGGCCGCCGCCATTCTGGGCATCGCCCTGCTGATCGCGGCCGGCGTCAAGGCCGCCATCCGCCACAGTGGCAGCGGCGCGGCGCCGTCTGGCCCCGCACACTGACCGAGGCGACATGGGGGGCGTGAAAGCACATCTCAAACCGGGGGTGATGTTCATCTTTATCACCGTCTGTCTCGACATGATGGCGCTGGGGCTGGCCATTCCGGTCCTGCCGCGCCTGATTGAAACCTTTGTCGGCTCGGTGACAGCCGCGAGCTGGTGGAGTGGCGTGTTTAACTCGTTGTGGGGGTTCACGCAGTTCATCTGCTCACCCATTCTGGGGTCGCTGTCCGACCGCTTTGGGCGCCGCCCCATCATCCTGATGTCCAATCTGGGGCTGGCGCTAGACTATCTAATAATGGCGCTGAGCGGCAATCTGATGTGGCTACTTATCGGGCGGCTTCTTAATGGCGTCACCTCGTCCTCGATCACCACGGCCTATGCCTATATCAGCGACATTTCCGAGCCGGACGAACGCGCACAGATGTACGGTTATATCGGCGCGGCCTTTGGCGTCGGTTTCGTCATGGGGCCGGCGCTGGGCGGTATGCTGGGCCATATCGACTTGAGACTGCCTTTCTGGGTGGCGGGGGGCCTCAGCCTGCTTAATGCTCTATATGGCGCGCTTGTCCTGCCGGAATCACTGGATAAAGACCACCGCAAGCCGTTCAGCCTGAGAGACGCCAATCCGATTGGCTCGATCCTCTTCCTGTGGCAGGCCAAAAGCGTCATGCGCCTTGCCCTAATCAGCATGGTGTCGAACTTTGCCCACCACGTCATCCCGGCGACCTTCGTGCTGTACGCCAGCTACCGACTGGGCTGGAGCGGGCGCGAGGTCGGGCTGGCCATGGCCTATTACGCGGTTTGGGCTGTGATCGTGCAGGGCGGGCTGACCGGCTTGGTCGTCAAACGCATTGGCGAAAAGGCGACGCTGGTCATTGGTCTTTTGTGCGGCGTCGTGGGCTTTATAAGCTATGGCTACCACACCGACTGGCGCGTCTTTTTGATTACCATTCCGATCATGAGCTGCTGGGGGATGACCAATGCGGCCCTGCAATCGCTGATGACCACGCGTGTAGGTACGAGCGATCAGGGCCTGCTGCAAGGCGCGGTCAATAGCCTGATGTCCCTGTCGGGGATCATTGCGCCGTTTGTCTTTGGCTATATCCTGTCGGTAATGACCCGACCCGGCGTGGATAAGGTGTGGTCGGGCGCGGCCTTCTTCTCGGCGGCGGCGGTGCTTCTTGTGGCTTTTCTGATGGCGTTGGGCGTGCGTGATCGCTCAAAGGACGCACCGGTGCCGAAGGTGCCCAAGCCGGTACACCACGACCACGAGCCTCTGTTTTGAAGCGATATTTTGCTTTTAACTCGAAATCATATGGCTCTTGGTCACCATGTTTTACGATGGAAACATAATGACCCATATTTTTCCCCTTCTGCATGACATAGGGCTCTACTGATACCAATGAGCAGGCTGACGGCACCCGATTGAAGAGGACTCGCGAATGTCTCATAGGTGTTAACGACAGCAGACATCCGCGAAAGGCATACCAAGAATCTTTTTCAATCACCCTTGGTGTCAGACAAATATGCCTTGTAGCCTCAGGATGAATTTAAACAGTGTGGCGTTGCCTATCTGTAACCACGCACCGCCTTTATAACCTTTTTGACGACGCAAATGTCGTAGGGCCAGTTTGGTTTCGCCAGCATAAGTTAAGGCGATGATCATCCAGCTATCAGCCAGTTTCTGTTCAGCGGGATCAACGTCATGGGCGTTAAGTATGATCTGGGACGCGGTTCTAAGTTCATCGAGGACAGCCCCTTGGTAATACTGCTTAGCCAACTGAGCGGCTTCGGGCGACTCATCAAACATGCTGTAGAAAAGTTCACGCTCAACGTGTGCATAAGCAATTAATGCGTTTTGTAAGGGCTGGTCTTTTCCGAGGCGTGAACGCGCTATCCGAAACATGTCTTCATGTGATCCGCCCCATTTTTCCAGATTGGCTTTCAGAAGATTCATATAACCGGCAAGCGGTACGTTCCGTGCGTCAAGAAGCCGGGCTTCAGCGATCTCTTTTTGGCCATCTTCGACCGGGTCTGTGCTGATCAGCATATAGACAGCGGCAGCAAGCCCATTGTGACGATCGAGGTTCAGGGCCTGTTCAAGCGCATTTTTGGCTTGCACCAGATATGAATAGTATCGCTCGAATTGGGTCTCAGACGTTTCATCCGCCGACCTTGATCCACGATACCTGTGTCCTACGCTTCGCAGTAAGGCGCCTGCAATCGTCAGTCCCAGAACATCGTCGGCGCTCTCTACACATCCGTCGAAAGACAGTGTGAGCGGGCACCCTGCGCCTATCATTTCGAGCCATTCGTACGCTCCCTGGGGCGTCGATTCGTGTAAAGCGGCTTTGAGTGTTTGCCATTGGCCACTTTGCGCCCAGCTTACTCCGTTTGTTGCATGCATCTTGTCCACCTCGAGTCGGCCTTGAAGTCGCCATTTTGGTTTTTACATTAGTCCCCATGACGATAAGAGCCAAAGAGATCACCATGACCCTGAAATCCGCCCTGCTGGTTTCCGTTTGTGCCGTTCTGGCCGCCTGTTCACCGGGGGAGGGCAAGTCGCAGGATTATCAGGGCTTCAATCAGGCCCCGGCCCCCGCCACGCGTAAGGTGCCCGGCGATGCCGGTGCCATGAAGTCGTCCTTCTCGCCCGTGGTCAAGCAGACGGCTCCCGCCGTGGTCAATGTCTATGCGCGGCGCGTGACGCGTCAGCAGGTAGATCCCTTCTGGCAGTTGTTCGGCGGCGGCGTGCCGCAGGCCCGTGTCGAGCAGTCTCTGGGTTCAGGCGTTATCGTCCGCGCCGACGGCATTGTGGTGACCAACAACCACGTGGTGCAGGGCGGTCAGGAATTCATGGTCGTGCTCAATGACCGTCGCGAATTCCCGGCAAAGGTTCTGCTGGCCGATGAGCGCAGCGATCTGGCCATCCTGAAACTTGACACCACAGGGCAGAAGTTCCCGACCATCAGCCTTCAGGAAGGCCATGACCTTGAGGTCGGCGATCTCGTGCTGGCCATCGGCAACCCGTTCGGCGTGGGGCAGACGGTCACCAATGGCATTATCTCGGCGCTCGACCGCACCGATGTGGGGCAGGGCGAAGGGGCCTTTATCCAGACTGACGCCGCCATCAACCCCGGTAATTCCGGCGGCGCGCTGGTCGATATGGATGGCCGCCTGATCGGTATTAATTCCTTCATCCTGTCGCGCTCCGGCTCGTCAGCGGGCGTCGGTTTCGCCATTCCGGCGGCGATGGTGCGACGGGCGGTCGATACGGCGCTTGGTGGCAAGTCTACGCTGGTGCGGCCATGGCTAGGGGCCAAGGGCGACGGCATGACCACCGAAATCGCCCGCTCTTTGGGCTTGTCGCGCCCGGATGGTATACTCGTTTCCGACGTCTATCCCGGCGGACCGGCGGACAAGGCGGGCCTGAAGACCGGCGACGTCATCCTCGGCATCAATGGCGAGGCGGTCAATGACCCCAAGGCGCTCAACTATCGCGTCGGCCTGCTCAATCCCAATGACACGGCGGCGCTGAAGGTGTTACGCGCGGGCAAGGAACTGAGCCTGACGGCCCGCGTCACCCCGCCCAGCGGCGCACCCAAGGATCAGCGCGCCCTCAGCGGCAACTTCCCCCTGAATGGAGCGACCGTCGTCAATCTGTCGCCGGCTGTGGCCGATGAGATTGGGCTTGATCCGTTTGCGGCCTCAAAGGGCGTGATGATCTATGCTTTGTCCGGGCGTTCGTATGCTGCGGCAGCGGGCTTCCGTCCGGGCGATATCGTTAAGGATGTCAATGGACAGGCCATCACCTCGACGGCGCAACTGGAGTCGGTGATGAAAGCGGGGCGCCGCTTCACTATCACCATCAGCCGCGGCGGCCAGAACATCACGGCGCAGTTTTGATGAGCCGCCTCCCTTGCGCTAGCGAGGGCGGCGATCAGTCCCGTTTCGCCAGTTCGGCCCTGAGGTCGCGGTTGTCCTCGATCAAGGCTTCGACCAGCCCGATCAGCCGCGCCACGTCCTGTTCGCGCAAAAGGTCCATCTTTTCATGCAGACCGCAGATGTCTTCTTCGGCCTTGATATTGACGTGGTAGTCGGCGTCAGCCTTCTGACGGTCCACCTCGGCCTGGCGGTTTTGCGACATCATGATGATGGGCGCGGTGAAGGCCGCCTGAAACGACAGAACCAGATTGAGCAGGATAAACGGATACGGGTCCCAACCACGGATCCACGCCATACTGTTGACTGCGATCCAGCCGAACAGCAGTACTGACTGAATGATGATAAAGCGCCACGATCCGACAATTGCGGCGATGCCGTCGGCTGCCCTGGCCCCCAGATTGCGCAGGTCTTCGGCGCGGTGTGGCGGCAGCGGGACGGGACTCATATCTTTTCGCTGATCCGGATGGCCAGCTTGCAGCCGCCCTTGATTACCGCCGACAGCAAGGGATAGAGGGGCGCTTCATGTGCCCCTTCTTCGATAGCATGGTCGTGGTGGCGCAACTCATCATCGCGGAATTGCGTCAGTTCGGCTGCCAGTTCGGGATCGCGCTCCTGAGTTTCCGCGATCTGGCCATTATAGTGTTCGGAGATGACGCTTTCGACGGCTTCGGTACAGGCGTGAGCGGCCTTTTCACCTAAAAGCGCTGTCGCGGCCCCCAGCCCCAGCGCCGCCACGCGCCACACCGGCGTCATCACGGTCGGGCGCACCTGATGACCGCGCATCAGGGTTTCAAAGCGGTCGAGGTGCACCTGCTCCTCGCCCTCCATGCGTTTCAGATCGTCGCTGAGTGCCGCGTGCGGCGTGGCGGCGAACACCGCGGCCTGCGCGCGATAGATATGCACGGCCGCCAACTCGCCGGCGTGATCGACACGCAAAATCTCGTGCAGGCGGCGCTGGCGCTCGCCGGCGCCGGGCTTGGGAGGGGTGTGGCGGAGCGCGGCTTCGGTCATGTTCGGGCCTCTCAGGCTTCACTCGCCTGCCGCTGGGACAGGCGGTAATAGAGTTTAAGGCGCAGGGACGCAATCAAGCTAAGGATCGCCAGCACGCCGGAAATGATAGCGTTCCACCCTGCCATACTTAAGCCCAGAAAGCGCCACGCCACGATGTCGCACTGCGGGGCCTTGAACTTGCCGCCGGACAGTATGGCGGCGATGGAATCAATCGACACCTCGTCCGACACGCCGGTGCAGGTTGCCGGTAGCGCCCACCACTTTTCTTCGCCGCCCATGTGGAAGATGGCGATGGCGCAGCCCGTGGCGAAGATGGCGAACAACACAAAGGAAAAGACGCGCGGCGGGCCCTTGGCTCCCGTAAACACCGCCCAGACCGTGGCCGCCAGCGACACGCCAACGGCAATCCAGTAGATGTCGCGCTGCTTTAGGCAAAGATGGCAGGGATTGAGATTGCCAAAGGTCTGAAAGGCGTGCGCAGCGCCCAGCAGACACAGGGCGCTGATCAGGGCGATGACCGACCACCAGCGGCTAAAAAACAGCACAGCTTTCATCACAATCGGTCACCTCTAGTTACGCAAAGCTATCGCACCTTAAATGCTTCGCACGACCGGGGCAATCGCTTCGGTGGCCGGTTCTTCGCACTTTTCGGAAAGCGCTTCAGTGCATGAATTTGACGGCGACGATCCCGAGTACAATCACCGCCACGCCGGCGATCGCCACAAGATTGATGCGCTTTTCGATCAGTTCGCGCGCCTGCGGACCAAAACGTTTGAGCAGGAAGGCGGTAAGGAAAAAGCGCGCTCCGCGGGTGATCACGCAGCAGATGAAGAAAATTGCCAGATTGAGCTGACCCATGCCTGACGCAATGGTCACCAGCTTGAACGGAATAGGTGTCAGGCCCTTGATCAGGATCGCCCAGGCCCCCCATTCCTGAATAATGGTATGGAAGCTGTCGAGATTGCCCGAATATCCGAACAACCCGAGGATTTTGAGACCTATGTCGGCCAGATAATAGCCGATGGCATAGCCGAACAATCCGCCCAGAACTGACGCCATTGTACAGATAAACGCCAGACGATAGGCTTTTTCTGGCTTGGCCAGCGCCATTGGGGCCAGCATCACATCGGGCGGAATGGGGAAGAAAGAGCTTTCCGCAAACGAGATCGCGGCCAGAACTTTTTCAGCATTGGGACGGGCCGCCTGTTTCAGGGTCCAGTCGTAAAGTGGGCGAAGCAAGTGAGAAATCCGTATTTAGAAGATAGTTCAGCCGGCATAACAGCTTGCAAGTGGCTTGTCGCCTCACACCCTGTTGCGACGCGAAATAAATAAAGAGCGTGCTCACTGCGCCGCTACCGTGTCGAAAACAAGGCGGTCGCGCATTAGTCCGGGTTTATGACGAATTAAAAAAATCTCATTTGTATTTATGATATTAAAACGGCAATAGCAGGGTTACCTTTTGAGAGGATGTCCGATGCCCTATAGCAAGCTGTCGCTCGACAATTACCTGCCTTATCGCCTGTCTGTGGCCTCCAACGCGGTATCGGGGCTCATATCCACGGCTTATGACAGCCTCTATGGCCTGAAGATTCCCGAATGGCGGTTGATCTGGGTACTGAACGAAGACGGTCCCTCGACGCAGCAGGCGCTTGTCAAGCGCACTGGTATGGACAAGGTGACCATTTCGCGCGCCGCTCAGGCCCTGGCCAAGCGCCGCCTGATCACCCGTGCCCCGCATGAACATGATGGCCGTTCGCACCACCTCATCCTGACGCCGGAAGGTCAGCGTCTGTTCAATGATGTCGCGCCGTCGGCGGTGGAGTTTGAAAAGGAAGTGCTCGCCAATCTCAGTGTCGAAGAGATTGAGCTGATGAAGGACCTGCTGCGCCGCATCGAAGACGCGGCCACGAAGTCTCAGGGCCGCAGCGCACGCTAACCGCCAGTTTTGAGTGGAATCAGGGGCTCATCTGTAAGGGTGAGCCCTTTTTGCAGCGACATCGTGAATTCGATCTACCCCGCTGGTGCAAAACGTGGCAATCTGTTAACCCTTTGGCACATTAACCACTTTGGGGGAGGTTTTCAGGGGTCATGCGCTATACCGGGGACGACTACGCCACGCCGCCGGACGGCTTTTACGACCCCAGCCTGTGGGAAACGCTGGTGCGCCTTTGGTACAGCGGCGGATTGTTGTGGATGATTGGCATTGGCTTCTGCGTGCTGATGCTCATTGCGGGCCTAATCGTCGGGGCGCGCCGCCGGACGGGGCTGCCGCAGGCGCTCAATCGCAACGTCGATGCGCTGGGGGCAGTGATCGGTGACGCGGTGCGCGGTTCGGCGGCCGATGTGCGCGACAAATCTCACGCCGCTCTCGACGCCAATCAAGAAATTTTCGGCAGTACGGCTGAGTTGATGAACCTGATCGGCAAGCACCATGCGGCGCTGAACAAGGCTAACAGCGCTGTGAAAGAAGTCGAGCCGGACAAGAAACCGGAGGCGGCCAAGGGCGGCTTCAGCGGCATGTCCGGTGGCACGGTCATCAATATCGCTGTCAATAATGGTCAGCCGGGTGCGGCTGAGGCTGGGGCGACACCGGGCGCGGTGGCTGCGGTCGGCGGTGAGGGCGTGGGCCCGACCAAGGCCGAAGAGAAAAAGACCGCCAAGCCGGGCTTTGATACCACTACAAAGGTGTGGCTGGCCCTGCAAAAACTGGCGGCGCCGTGGCGAGACCTCGGCCTGATGCGTGAGCACTATGCGGCGGTGTTCCGGCAACTGACGACGGCGGAATGGCGCGACCCGCGCACCCTTTATGGAGCAGGTGAGCCTGGTGCCGAAGGGGCCCGACCGAGGTGGCAGAGATGAGATATTCGGACGCGCCTGAAGATTTTGGCGATCCCTTCGGGGAGGGGCCGCGCGCGGTGGCGACCATCGTGCTCGATGGTCATACGCTGATGCTTTTGCTGGGCTTTCTGATTGCTGGTGTGGTGCTGTTTGCCCTGACCGTGTGGTTGTCGGGGCAGTTATCCAAGGCCGGGCAACAGGCGCGTTATCGCGCCTCGGCCAGGGCGATCTACGACAGTGTGCGCTATAGCCTGCATCTGGCGGTCAGCGCGTCGGGTGCCTTGCAGCTTGAGCGGGCGCGCGAACTGTCGGCGGTGATCGAGGCGAAGCTGGGGACGCTTCTGGCGCTGAAAGACAAGACGGGCAAGCCGTTCGACGACCTCAAGAAAGCTCTGTCCGAGCCGGAGCCCGATCCGGAACACCCGAAGAAAGACGCGGCGGCCAAGGTCAAAGTCGATATGACCACAGATGAACACCGTGTGGCCGTGTGGTGCGCCTTGCAGGACTTTCATGAGGCGTGGAAGGATGAGGCGCATATCCTAAACCTGCTAGAAGGGGCGCAGGCAGAGTTGGGGCGCAATAGCGTGACCTCGGCCTTCTTCCATAGCCGTGGCCTGATCGATCCGCGCCATCCGTGGGGTGGTGCGCCGGCGCCGAGGACGCCCAGACCGGAAAAGAAAAAGGCGAAAACGCGCGAGCTGAATGATCCGGTCGTGGTCACCGTTACGGAGACGATGCCGCTCGGTCCGGATGATCTGCCGCCGCCCGCGCCGCGGCCCACCAAGGGCAAGCTGGCCAAACACAAGCGCAACATGCTGGCTTAGGGGCAGCATGGTAGAAACCGTCTTGAAAGGTTGAGTTTTCGTCGTTGCAGCGGTCTCGGTAGTTATACTTGCTGAATGTTCAGGGTTATCGTAACCGGACTGCGCCCCCTTATCTTCTGAGCGGTTATCCTATATTTATCATAGGCGCGCTGGCTCTGCTGAGTGGCATCCATGGTTGAGGCATCGACGGGCTAAAGTCTAGCCGACTGATAAGACGCCCGTTTCTCGTACGCCTTTATCTCATAAGCTCGGACGCGTAACGGATTGGGGAGATTGCGACGAACGGGCGGAAGGCTGCGGCCTCTACAGACTGGCTTTTAAAGGACGGATCATCGCTGGCGGCTTCTTGGCGACGGTATTTCCCGGTCTCGCTAAGTCGTCTCTATGGCTTTTTATCAGATTTGGCCTGCTAGCCATCGATAAAGTCTATTAGCTGTTTCAGACGCCCACGCTGCCCAGCCGCACCAAAGGAATTTTGCGGTTAGCTATCGCCGGGCGTCTTCTTGTTGCGGCTTATGTGATTTATGGCTTCGACCAGTTCCGCTTTGCGATTGAACATGATCCCGCCGACCTGATGGCCGCCGCACCGATTGCAGCTCTTGCTCTTATATTGAGTACGCTGGTTCCAAATCAAAAAAACAAAACCGCCGGAGTTTGACACTCCGGCGGTTTGTTCTGCTCCAACAATCGGATGCAGGGGCTTTTTTGTGCGCTACCGTTTCGCCGCTTGAGCGCGGCCCCTGCATTCATTGCGGCCCTACCGGGCGAACTTCTGGAACTTGATGCGCTTGGGGATCAGGCTGTCGGTGCCCAGGCGGCGCTTCTTGTCCTCTTCGTACATTTCGAAGTTGCCTTCGAACCACTCCACGTGGCTGTCGCCTTCGAAGGCAAGGATGTGGGTGGCCAGACGGTCGAGGAACCAGCGGTCGTGGCTGATGACCACGGCGCAGCCCGCGAAATCTTCCAGTGCCTCCTCGAGGGCCTGAAGCGTTTCGATATCGAGGTCGTTGGTCGGTTCATCGAGCAGGATGACGTTACCGCCGGACGCCAGCGTCTTGGCGAGGTGGACGCGGTTGCGCTCACCGCCGGACAGCAAGCCGACCTTCTTTTGCTGATCGCCGCCCTTGAAGTTGAAGCCGCCGACATAGGCGCGGGAATTGATTTCGCGCTTGCCGACGATCATCACGTCTGTGCCGCCGGAAATGGCCTGCCAGACATTGTGATCGGGGTTGAGGTCGTCGCGCGACTGA
Coding sequences:
- a CDS encoding disulfide bond formation protein B; translation: MKAVLFFSRWWSVIALISALCLLGAAHAFQTFGNLNPCHLCLKQRDIYWIAVGVSLAATVWAVFTGAKGPPRVFSFVLFAIFATGCAIAIFHMGGEEKWWALPATCTGVSDEVSIDSIAAILSGGKFKAPQCDIVAWRFLGLSMAGWNAIISGVLAILSLIASLRLKLYYRLSQRQASEA
- a CDS encoding MarR family winged helix-turn-helix transcriptional regulator, with the protein product MPYSKLSLDNYLPYRLSVASNAVSGLISTAYDSLYGLKIPEWRLIWVLNEDGPSTQQALVKRTGMDKVTISRAAQALAKRRLITRAPHEHDGRSHHLILTPEGQRLFNDVAPSAVEFEKEVLANLSVEEIELMKDLLRRIEDAATKSQGRSAR
- a CDS encoding YqaA family protein; protein product: MLRPLYDWTLKQAARPNAEKVLAAISFAESSFFPIPPDVMLAPMALAKPEKAYRLAFICTMASVLGGLFGYAIGYYLADIGLKILGLFGYSGNLDSFHTIIQEWGAWAILIKGLTPIPFKLVTIASGMGQLNLAIFFICCVITRGARFFLTAFLLKRFGPQARELIEKRINLVAIAGVAVIVLGIVAVKFMH